In Leptodesmis sichuanensis A121, the following are encoded in one genomic region:
- a CDS encoding ACT domain-containing protein yields the protein MALGLKSSTLDLLKRFNRAFPQFYEQFVSSEIQLQNLRLAYQLYKSKQAVIELKPEGSKSALHFAYRNQSFLLSDIFGVLAAYGLTIHSLSLYGQIYPPMLVFIKLIVSRSGKALTEKTAENVCRAVREALAGRFEVEEMLAVEFNLDAGLEQVETGFYVDPVFHLPALLIEADNQPGLFYKVMYAIWQEDLMVVNANLLVWRGRTRLILYLLGPNESIIPEYLGQKIAEGVKQRLLGRRF from the coding sequence ATGGCCTTAGGCTTAAAGTCATCTACCCTGGATCTGTTAAAACGCTTTAACAGAGCCTTTCCCCAGTTTTATGAACAGTTTGTGAGCAGCGAGATTCAACTGCAGAACCTGCGGCTGGCCTATCAACTGTACAAATCTAAGCAAGCGGTCATCGAGTTAAAGCCAGAAGGAAGCAAAAGTGCGCTTCATTTTGCTTATCGAAACCAGTCTTTTTTGCTGAGTGATATTTTTGGCGTTTTAGCGGCCTACGGGCTGACAATTCATAGTTTGAGCCTGTATGGACAAATTTACCCCCCCATGCTGGTGTTTATCAAGCTGATCGTCTCCCGCAGTGGTAAGGCCCTGACTGAGAAAACGGCTGAAAATGTCTGCCGCGCTGTTCGAGAAGCCTTAGCCGGACGCTTTGAAGTTGAAGAAATGCTGGCGGTTGAGTTCAATCTGGATGCGGGTTTGGAGCAAGTGGAAACCGGGTTTTATGTCGATCCCGTCTTTCATTTACCTGCCCTCTTGATTGAAGCCGACAACCAACCTGGCTTGTTCTACAAGGTGATGTATGCCATCTGGCAGGAAGACCTGATGGTCGTCAATGCGAATTTGCTGGTTTGGCGAGGCCGTACCCGGTTAATCCTCTATCTTCTGGGGCCAAACGAAAGCATTATTCCGGAGTACCTGGGGCAGAAGATCGCCGAAGGAGTAAAGCAACGACTCTTGGGACGGCGATTTTAA
- the psbD gene encoding photosystem II D2 protein (photosystem q(a) protein) codes for MTIAVGRAPATRGWFDVLDDWLKRDRFVFIGWSGLLLFPCAFLALGGWLTGTTFVTSWYTHGLASSYLEGCNFLTVAVSTPADSFGHSLLFLWGPEAQGNFTRWCQIGGLWPFVALHGAFGLIGFCLRQIEIARLVGIRPYNAIAFTGPIAVFVSVFLMYPLGQSSWFFAPSFGVAGIFRFILFVQGFHNFTLNPFHMMGVAGILGGALLCAIHGATVENTLFEDGDTANTFTAFSPTQAEETYSMVTANRFWSQIFGIAFSNKRWLHFFMLFVPVTGLWMASVGIIGLALNLRAYDFVSQELRAAEDPEFETFYTKNILLNEGIRAWMAPQDQPHENFVFPEEVLPRGNAL; via the coding sequence ATGACCATAGCAGTCGGACGCGCGCCTGCAACGCGAGGATGGTTTGACGTCCTCGACGACTGGCTGAAACGCGATCGCTTCGTCTTTATCGGGTGGTCTGGTCTGTTGCTGTTCCCCTGTGCCTTTCTGGCACTGGGCGGCTGGCTGACCGGCACCACCTTCGTCACCTCCTGGTACACCCACGGACTGGCCTCCTCCTATCTGGAGGGGTGCAACTTCCTGACCGTAGCCGTCTCGACTCCGGCAGATAGCTTCGGCCACTCGCTGCTGTTCCTGTGGGGGCCAGAAGCCCAGGGCAACTTCACCCGCTGGTGCCAAATCGGCGGTCTGTGGCCCTTCGTCGCTCTGCATGGGGCCTTCGGTCTGATCGGCTTCTGCCTGCGTCAGATTGAAATCGCTCGTCTGGTGGGCATTCGTCCATACAACGCGATTGCCTTTACCGGCCCGATCGCAGTGTTCGTGAGTGTTTTCTTGATGTATCCGTTGGGTCAATCGAGCTGGTTCTTTGCTCCCAGCTTTGGCGTGGCGGGCATCTTCCGGTTCATCCTGTTCGTGCAGGGCTTCCACAACTTCACCTTGAACCCCTTCCACATGATGGGAGTGGCAGGCATTCTGGGAGGGGCACTGCTGTGTGCCATCCACGGGGCGACGGTGGAGAACACGCTGTTTGAAGATGGCGACACGGCCAACACCTTCACAGCGTTCTCGCCCACCCAGGCCGAAGAAACCTACTCGATGGTGACGGCGAACCGATTCTGGTCACAGATTTTCGGGATTGCCTTTTCCAACAAGCGGTGGTTGCACTTCTTCATGCTGTTCGTGCCGGTAACGGGATTATGGATGGCGAGTGTGGGCATCATCGGGTTAGCGCTGAACCTGCGGGCGTATGACTTTGTATCGCAAGAGTTGCGGGCAGCAGAAGACCCCGAATTTGAAACGTTCTACACGAAGAACATTTTGTTGAATGAGGGCATCCGCGCCTGGATGGCACCTCAAGACCAACCGCACGAAAACTTTGTCTTCCCTGAGGAGGTACTCCCCCGTGGTAACGCTCTCTAG